In Candidatus Gastranaerophilales bacterium, a single genomic region encodes these proteins:
- the cobO gene encoding cob(I)yrinic acid a,c-diamide adenosyltransferase, with product MTESKNNLINPKFEKHGYIQVYTGDGKGKTTASLGLTMRALGRGWNVLIIMFTKGGDNYGELYSFTDLSNILTNKLKIVPAGVDRVVYASNMNKDDEKTIKQGWETAKDAILNNKYQLIVLDEANIALDLGLIDLKDMLDVLSNKPEEMEIVLTGRNAKQEIIEAADLVSEIKPVKHYWDKGIKARKGIEY from the coding sequence TTGACAGAGTCTAAAAACAACTTAATAAATCCTAAATTTGAAAAACACGGCTATATTCAAGTCTACACGGGTGACGGCAAAGGCAAAACAACTGCCTCATTAGGACTAACAATGAGAGCTTTAGGTAGAGGCTGGAATGTACTCATCATAATGTTTACAAAAGGCGGCGACAACTACGGAGAGCTTTACTCTTTTACCGATTTAAGTAATATTTTGACCAACAAGCTAAAAATCGTTCCGGCTGGTGTCGACAGGGTTGTTTACGCATCAAATATGAACAAAGACGATGAAAAAACAATCAAACAAGGTTGGGAAACCGCAAAAGACGCCATTTTAAACAACAAATACCAACTTATCGTTTTAGATGAAGCCAATATCGCTCTCGATTTAGGGCTGATTGACCTAAAAGACATGTTAGACGTACTTTCAAACAAGCCGGAGGAAATGGAAATCGTTTTGACTGGAAGAAATGCAAAACAAGAAATCATTGAAGCAGCAGACCTTGTATCAGAAATCAAGCCTGTCAAGCACTACTGGGACAAAGGAATTAAAGCCAGAAAAGGTATTGAATACTAA
- the rsmG gene encoding 16S rRNA (guanine(527)-N(7))-methyltransferase RsmG: protein MNFDIIKTELAMEPDGVSQEKFEKFATLFQNYNAHTNLMSKGDVDVLFEKHIYDSLAINLFLSKYSNKKKQRMLDIGTGGGFPSLPVAMAYCDIQVVALDSIAKKIEFIKQAKTALNIDNITPICGRVENLKEKAKFDIVTTRAVADLNVISEYALPYLKVGGYFVAYKSRQVDDEVKNAQKALKILGGKIIDKIEYKLPLEVDFERYLLIIKKESKTPFLYPRLNGQPKKNPL, encoded by the coding sequence GTGAATTTTGATATAATAAAAACGGAATTGGCGATGGAGCCAGATGGCGTAAGTCAAGAAAAATTTGAAAAGTTTGCAACTCTTTTCCAAAACTATAATGCACATACAAATTTAATGAGCAAAGGGGACGTAGATGTGCTGTTTGAAAAGCATATTTATGATTCATTGGCGATAAATTTATTTTTATCAAAATATTCAAACAAAAAAAAACAAAGAATGTTGGATATCGGTACGGGGGGAGGCTTTCCGTCACTTCCTGTGGCTATGGCTTATTGCGATATTCAGGTTGTGGCATTAGATTCAATAGCCAAAAAAATAGAATTTATTAAACAAGCTAAAACTGCTTTAAATATAGACAATATAACGCCAATATGCGGTCGTGTTGAAAATCTTAAAGAAAAAGCTAAATTTGATATTGTCACAACTAGGGCAGTTGCCGATTTGAATGTAATATCAGAATATGCACTTCCATATTTGAAAGTAGGTGGATATTTTGTTGCCTATAAGTCACGACAGGTTGATGATGAAGTCAAAAATGCACAAAAGGCATTAAAAATATTAGGTGGAAAAATTATAGATAAAATCGAATATAAGTTGCCCCTTGAAGTTGATTTTGAACGTTATTTGCTCATAATAAAAAAGGAGTCAAAAACTCCCTTTTTATACCCTAGGTTGAATGGTCAACCCAAGAAAAATCCTTTGTAA
- a CDS encoding helix-turn-helix transcriptional regulator, with protein sequence MDKFILGKKIKEIRLAANITQDIAAKKLGIPLSSFSAIENGKRKVDAIELFALANLYNINIEDFFTKSNNPVLNKALYLLKNSSEQTKTAIGYSIIGLIEKGNLK encoded by the coding sequence ATGGACAAATTTATACTTGGTAAAAAAATTAAAGAAATAAGGCTAGCTGCAAATATAACTCAAGATATTGCGGCAAAAAAACTCGGAATTCCGCTGTCTTCTTTTTCTGCTATTGAAAACGGAAAAAGAAAAGTTGATGCGATTGAACTATTTGCTCTCGCAAATCTATATAATATAAATATTGAAGATTTTTTCACTAAATCAAACAACCCTGTTTTAAACAAAGCTTTGTATCTGTTAAAAAATTCTTCTGAACAAACAAAAACAGCTATTGGCTATTCCATCATCGGGCTGATTGAGAAAGGAAATTTGAAATAA
- a CDS encoding type II secretion system protein has translation MKSLKKAFTLAEVLITLVIIGVIAALTIPSLLNNTNKEEYKTGLKKAYSALNQALKTEYALNGKTIKHYDDGECDGNPSCTIDKFYSQRMNIVKTMPSSESKAWTGDGEITFYTADGIAYSIDSSSTIYVDVNGDKKPNKETTKISEINDGFELWIPWSNYSEFEHENHIKAEGPAQAILNNSDSDEYDRDGDNGSED, from the coding sequence ATGAAAAGTTTAAAAAAAGCATTTACTTTGGCAGAAGTATTGATAACTCTTGTCATTATCGGCGTAATCGCCGCCCTCACAATACCATCACTTTTAAATAATACAAACAAAGAAGAATATAAAACAGGACTCAAAAAAGCATACTCGGCTTTAAACCAAGCATTAAAAACAGAATACGCATTAAACGGCAAAACCATAAAACATTACGACGACGGAGAATGCGATGGAAATCCGAGTTGTACTATTGATAAATTCTATTCTCAAAGAATGAATATTGTCAAAACTATGCCCTCCAGCGAAAGTAAAGCTTGGACTGGAGATGGAGAAATTACGTTTTACACAGCAGACGGCATTGCTTATTCGATTGACTCAAGTAGCACAATATACGTTGATGTGAACGGTGACAAAAAACCAAACAAAGAAACAACAAAAATATCTGAAATCAACGATGGATTTGAACTTTGGATACCTTGGTCAAACTATAGCGAATTTGAACATGAAAATCACATAAAAGCAGAAGGCCCCGCTCAAGCAATATTAAATAACAGCGATAGCGATGAATACGACAGAGATGGTGACAACGGTAGTGAAGATTAA